A window of Babesia microti strain RI chromosome III, complete genome contains these coding sequences:
- a CDS encoding BmGPI17, Conserved protein, unknown function (overlaps_old_locusTagID:BBM_III03430): MGYLSLNIIVTSLVTLVANVSAVLPDILSQNNTFKSFLEVNNVDQEDLICNKALCKSTDSINRNTSSYCYKYKLCSKCSVSNVPDHPVCYLLDNDHNYIHLMEGHLGSQPIGSANSHDNSSHDEHSSHSNNGDMMDEHEEENFLQEYESKSMKFIPTSNMSDFDHARRSCAVDSKGNVMISVRLIIQWYMSKDKSNNQQHHGNDDDSQNYDANYLQLTPMYSDDSVNSSMLEMDHDDSESSNSHKSRMANMAKNFQVLKNIHKSAVKRYKSPKAKIYLIFSNPKINSCRHPVIYNGKISPSSMFVAKLESTISQIDLTQDLIKSSIETIVSCEACDKLKYNSCIQVTCAKNTPGAASLAMGSAVYVPMTNTTIGVNAHNPNAVVAAGIPMGKIPVIPHPAAISGGNVGHLNNGLHKAVNNAVMMPNGTSLPVQSGVVIKSLYNCLAFLLTILYLNF, from the exons ATGGGATATTTGTCCTTAAATATCATAGTAACATCCTTGGTAACTTTGGTTGCCAATGTCAGCGCCGTGCTGCCTGACATTCTATCGCAGAATAACACGTTTAAATCTTTTCTCGAAGTAAATAACGTGGATCAGGAAGATTTGATTTGTAATAAGGCACTGTGTAAATCCACTGACTCTATCAACAGAAATACAAGTTCttattgttataaatacaaactGTGTAGTAAGTGTAGCGTATCCAACGTCCCAGATCACCCTGTTTGCTATCTTCTGGATAATGACCACAATTACATCCACTTAATGGAGGGGCATTTAGGCTCTCAGCCCATAGGATCAGCGAATAGTCACGATAATTCTTCTCATGACGAACATTCATCGCATTCGAATAATGGAGATATGATGGATGAGCATGAAGAGGAAAATTTTCTGCAGGAATACGAATCAAAATCAATGAAATTCATACCTACTAGCAACATGAGTGACTTTGATCATGCTAGGCGATCTTGTGCCGTGGATTCCAAAGGCAATGTAATGATAAGTGTTAGATTGATCATCCAATGGTATATGTCAAAGGATAAATCTAATAATCAGCAGCACCATGGCAATGATGATGATTCTCAAAATTATGacgcaaattatttacaactCACCCCTATGTATTCTGACGACTCTGTTAATTCTTCTATGTTAGAGATGGACCACGACGATAGTGAATCATCAAATTCGCATAAATCTAGGATGGCAAATATGGCCAAAAACTTCCAAGTTTTGAAAAACATCCATAAAAGTGCAGTTAAGCGTTATAAATCTCCAAAGGCCAAGATATATCTCATATTTTCTAATCCAAAGATCAACAGCTGTAGACACCCGGTAATATACAACGGTAAAATCTCCCCCTCAAGCATGTTTGTAGCGAAACTTGAGTCAACAATATCACAAATTGATTTGACACAAGATCTGATCAAATCGTCAATAGAAACTATTGTCTCTTGTGAAGCTTGTGATAAGTTAAAATACAACAGTTGTATACAG GTTACCTGTGCCAAAAATACACCAGGCGCAGCGTCTTTAGCTATGGGTAGTGCTGTATACGTTCCAATGACGAATACTACGATTGGAGTAAATGCCCACAACCCTAATGCGGTAGTAGCTGCCGGTATCCCTATGGGTAAAATACCTGTAATCCCCCATCCAGCAGCTATAAGTGGTGGAAATGTTGGTCATTTGAATAATGGTTTGCACAAGGCGGTTAATAATGCTGTTATGATGCCAAATGGAACATCATTGCCAGTGCAAAGCGGAGTtgttataaaatcattatacAATTGTCTCGCTTTTTTACTGACAATTTTGTATCTCAATTTCTAG
- a CDS encoding SF-assemblin, putative (overlaps_old_locusTagID:BBM_III03445) translates to MSESCPLVDPMGKPMGLVPTTAKVHDTILNFERGGPDNDDTDDVNMKYQVFKEILESVQDRIRHESQSRADTMNVLQKETEKATNDLLFKLHNEIFKRIDSTSVELRNALERATKLEASIDELKRETSMVFMNDLSLIQQQLTHLTNDFSDQCNISREIDESILARANQIDKSTAQLITVQYNEVKKAISTLENKIDKTVVRFKNNQSNLYNSIKHELQALTRALELATQARKDSDECIVQAIDEMMNLLPKELQLSDKEPQKYGEDTSNQNNDEDAC, encoded by the exons ATGTCTGAGTCATGCCCATTGGTTGATCCTATGGGTAAACCAATGGGTTTGGTACCAACTACCGCCAAAGTTCACGATACCATTTTGAACTTTGAAAGGGGCGGACCGGACAATGATGATACAGATGATGTCAATATGAAGTATCAA GTTTTCAAGGAAATATTAGAAAGTGTGCAGGATCGAATACGACATGAATCGCAGAGCAGAGCGGATACCATGAATGTGTTGCAAAAGGAAACTGAAAAGGCTACTAATGATTTACTGTTCAAGTTGCacaatgaaattttcaagCGCATAGATTCAACTTCA GTTGAGTTACGTAACGCACTGGAAAGGGCTACCAAATTAGAAGCTAGtattgatgaattgaaAAGAGAGACTTCCATGGTTTTTATG AACGATCTGTCACTCATACAACAGCAATTGACGCATCTTACCAATGATTTTTCAGATCAATGCAACATTTCCAGGgaaattgatgaatcaaTACTAGCAAGAGCCAATCAAATAGATAAATCAACTGCCCAACTAATAACTGTGCAGTATAATGAGGTGAAGAAGGCAATTTCTACGTTGGAAAATAAAATAGATAAGACTGTTGTCAGATTCAAGAACAATCAGAGCAATTTGTACAACAGCATAAAACACGAGCTGCAAGCCTTGACCAGAGCTTTAGAGCTAGCCACCCAAGCTAGGAAGGATTCTGATGAATGTATCGTTCAGGCTATTGACgaaatgatgaatttactACCTAAAGAATTGCAACTATCAGATAAAGAACCACAGAAGTATGGAGAAGACACTAGTAACCAAAATAATGATGAAGATGCCTGTTAA
- a CDS encoding CDK5RAP3-like protein (overlaps_old_locusTagID:BBM_III03455), which yields MELLDLHYDSLVNWFVSHGKLDNDCRRCFIGMESETKQLIDDIKSTSAAVTEYINKYYDKDAVSYYHFTKIIEILENDERAKQKNILGQCTFEPLYNSRKLLSKYNKNRLYLVAYAEILKRNVKYYIPFLRSSIKNSQKQIDNLLKKQVDIADQVDNLYKKLKVRLSEYKLNIDNFTSQSSRDNLFDTIKINYIYLADEYLSQTFSELLVLIKNDIFPITKMFTDVVNERNFDKNLVDFTNITHLINFDTPIDSNLDVYFQINKDKLLGEIKELLTFIVQIKSQYEMSVLPQNILKIFAGTNFENCINSLNKSIELMNGRKTIEMMQIKCNPEYRNQCASKEIDLWNKYFNIKDLGYKTNNRIKEMGDEVQQLTTKLEKLRDETREITKVVESVAQEMTGLTVKIIGTNI from the exons ATGGAGCTATTAGACCTTCATTACGACTCATTGGTAAATTGGTTCGTCAGCCATGGGAAACTTGATAATGACTGCAGAAGGTGCTTTATAGGCATGGAATCTGAGACTAAGCAGTTGATTGACGACATTAAATCAACTAGTGCCGCTGTCACAGAATACATAAACAAGTACTACGATAAAGACGCCGTTTCTTACTAtcattttacaaaaataattgagaTTTTAGAGAAT gacGAAAGGGCTAAGCAGAAGAATATCTTGGGTCAATGCACATTTGAGCCTCTATACAACTCTAGGAAATTGTTGAGCAAGTATAACAAGAATAGACTGTATTTGGTGGCATATGCTGAGATACTGAAGAGAAAcgtaaaatattacatacCCTTTTTAAGATCTTCGATTAAAAATTCCCAGAAACAGATAGACAATTTGCTCAAAAAACAAGTGGATATCGCTGACCAAGTGgataatttgtacaaaaaaCTCAAGGTCAGACTATCAGAGTATAAACTTAACATTGATAACTTTACAAGTCAATCGTCTCgagataatttgtttgatactataaaaatcaattacatTTATCTCGCAGATGAATATCTATCGCAAACGTTTTCAGAACTACTTGTgctaattaaaaatgacatatTTCCCATCACCAAAATGTTTACAGACGTTGTAAACGAGagaaattttgataaaaacCTTGTagattttacaaatattactCACCTAATCAATTTCGATACTCCAATAGATTCCAACTTGGATGTGTATTTCCAAATAAACAAGGATAAATTGTTGGGAGAAATCAAAGAACTGTTGACCTTCATCGTTCAGATTAAGAGTCAGTATGAAATGTCAGTTTTGCCACAaaacattttaaaaatattcgCAGGCACAAAC TTTGaaaattgtatcaattCGCTCAACAAATCAATTGAGTTAATGAACGGGCGCAAAACTATTGAAATGATGCAAATAAAGTGTAACCCAGAATATCGCAATCA GTGTGCCAGTAAGGAGATCGATTTGTGGAACAAGTATTTCAACATTAAAGATTTGGGATACAAGACCAACAACAGGATAAAAGAAATGGGGGATGAG GTGCAACAGTTAACTACTAAGTTGGAAAAATTACGGGATGAAACAAGAGAGATTACCAAGGTTGTTGAATCCGTAGCACAGGAAATGACTGGACTGACTGTCAAAATCATAGGAACAAACATCTAA
- a CDS encoding NOP10, NOLA3, H/ACA ribonucleoprotein complex subunit 3 (overlaps_old_locusTagID:BBM_III03460), whose translation MYLKFYLGEDGKRVYTLQSKGPCGQCTLTAQPARFSPEDPYSKERIQLKKRFNLI comes from the exons atgtatttaaagTTCTACCTAGGGGAGGACGGGAAACGGGTCTACACTCTACAA AGCAAGGGGCCCTGTGGTCAGTGCACTTTAACTGCCCAACCAGCGCGGTTTTCTCCAGAGGACCCTTATTCAAAGGAGCGTATTCAACTCAAGAAAAGATTCAATCTCATCTAG
- a CDS encoding Extracellular signal-regulated kinase 2 (overlaps_old_locusTagID:BBM_III03435), with the protein MSNSIEDHILKRFKILNKLGKGAYGIVWKAIDKTTGETVALKKIFDAFRNSTDSQRTYREIMFLTELRGRPGIIGLKCVLPAYNNKDVYLVFEHMETDLHTVIRSDILQDVHKRYITFQLLQILHMIHSGDLLHRDLKPSNILLNSDCSIKLADFGLARSLKTFNDKSPLLTDYVATRWYRAPEILIGSNKYTKAVDMWAVGCIVAELLCGKPLFPGSSTMNQICKVLAFTGIPSDEDIKSLDSQFSSMMFANVKHIKKMEFEHFFTKQVPQNAKDLIYKLLEFNPEKRIGTLDALNHPYVVSFNMGKYKLTTLPGPVHIPTNDNIKYSVDNYRNLVKEYINSQNFLIADTHEDGPTKSHLFNKFRKSYSILQKGCVGKKKNVDEFSSSNSSSPDSNQQYMTSQQTITSNAFSSDTDANATANINEKRDSTRLVAAGTSNEENNYDTSEYSELFVSGDSPTRLKSKQNLSDSVNVSSDSNYHNSKNMSPTETTQDIFARFKLHGVNPNQVKGLKRSQDKVTCTSVIANSNYSELDDKNVNLNSNYSLSGTSSDSNAGAISNMICVNGKYYVKHHPLQYNQTRI; encoded by the exons ATGAGCAACTCGATAGAGGACCACATCCTCAAGCGCTTTAAGATCCTCAACAAACTTGGAAAGGGTGCCTATGGCATTGTTTGGAAAGCAATTGATAAAACCACTGGCGAAACTGTTGCCcttaaaaaaattttcgaTGCTTTCCGCAATTCTACAGACTCCCAGCGTACATACAGAGAAATTATGTTCCTCACCGAACTCCGAGGGAGGCCTGGAATAATAGGTTTGAAATGTGTGCTACCAGCGTACAATAATAAGGATGTTTATTTGGTGTTTGAGCACATGGAAACGGATTTACACACGGTGATTCGGTCTGATATTCTCCAAGATGTACATAAACGATACATTACCTTCCAGCTTTTGCAAATCCTGCACATGATACACTCAGGCGATCTTCTTCACCGGGATTTAAAACCATCCAACATCTTGCTGAATTCTGATTGTTCGATCAAGCTAGCAGATTTTGGGCTTGCTCGAAGTTTAAAGACTTTTAACGACAAATCGCCATTGCTAACGGACTATGTTGCCACTAGATGGTACCGGGCGCCAGAAATTTTGATAGGCAGCAACAAGTATACAAAGGCAGTTGATATGTGGGCTGTTGGCTGCATAGTTGCTGAGCTATTATGTGGAAAGCCTTTATTCCCTGGATCATCTACAATGAATCAGATATGCAAAGTGCTTGCGTTTACTGGCATTCCTAGTGATGAGGATATCAAATCACTCGACTCTCAATTCTCAAGCATGATGTTCGCCAACGTTAAGCATATAAAGAAGAT GGAATTTGAACATTTTTTTACCAAACAAGTACCTCAGAATGCAAAAGATttgatatacaaattgctGGAATTTAACCCAGAGAAACGAATAGG CACGTTGGATGCCCTTAACCACCCTTACGTTGTCTCGTTTAACATGGGTAAATACAAACTAACTACACTACCAGGGCCTGTACATATACCCACTAATGATAACATCAAATATAGTGTGGATAATTATAGGAATTTAGTAAAGGAGTATATCAATTCTCAAAATTTCCTCATCGCAGATACACATGAGGATGGTCCGACCAAGTCGCACCTGTTCAATAAATTCAGGAAATCTTACTCCATTTTGCAAAAGGGCTGCGTCGGGAAAAAGAAGAATGTCGATGAATTTTCCTCCTCCAACAGCTCTTCACCTGACTCTAATCAACAATACATGACATCTCAGCAAACGATTACTAGCAATGCCTTTAGCAGTGACACCGATGCTAATGCCACTGCTAATATAAACGAAAAACGCGATTCTACGAGACTGGTTGCTGCGGGTACGTCGAATGAGGAGAATAATTATGATACTTCAGAATACTCGGAACTTTTCGTTTCAGGCGATTCCCCTACCCGACTAAAATctaaacaaaatttgagtgACTCTGTCAACGTTTCAAGTGATTCAAATTACCATAATAGCAAAAATATGAGCCCTACAGAAACCACTCAAGATATTTTTGCTAGGTTCAAGTTGCATGGTGTAAATCCTAACCAGGTGAAGGGGCTGAAGAGGTCTCAAGATAAGGTGACGTGCACTAGTGTAATTGCTAATAGTAACTACTCGGAACTGGATGACAAAAACGTCAATTTGAATAGCAATTACTCACTGAGTGGTACCTCTAGCGACAGCAATGCGGGTGCTATAAGCAACATGATATGTGTCAACGGCAAATACTACGTCAAACACCACCCCCTACAATATAACCAGACAAGAATTTGA
- a CDS encoding large subunit ribosomal protein L14e (overlaps_old_locusTagID:BBM_III03450) has product MGPLFKKFVEPGRLCLITYGPDAGKLCFIVDIITHTRIMIDGGTVTGVERQPIPLKWLKLTDKKIKLPRGSRTKTLKKALETSDVIDQFKESKMGKKLAFADAKHNLNDFERFQLMVAHKHRKNLMKGGT; this is encoded by the exons ATGGGTCCATTGTTTAAGAAATTTGTTGAACCAGGCAGATTGTGCCTGATCACATACGGCCCGGATGCGGGGAAG CTCTGCTTCATAGTCGATATAATAACTCACACAAGGATTATGATAGATGGAGGGACGGTTACTGG TGTTGAAAGACAGCCCATTCCACTCAAGTGGCTCAAGTTGACTGACAAGAAGATAAAGCTACCAAGGGGTTCCAGAACGAAGACACTTAAGAAGGCACTAGAGACTAGTGATGTTATTGATCAGTTTAAAGAGTCGAAGATGGGTAAAAAGTTGGCATTTGCTGATGCCAAACATAATCTCAACGACTTTGAAAGATTCCAACTTATGGTTGCCCATAAACATAGGAAGAATCTAATGAAAGGCGGTACATAA
- a CDS encoding hypothetical protein (overlaps_old_locusTagID:BBM_III03455), translating into MAFGYRYELDSKLDTKNISKEDESQCCIIKMVDDWNLIPNCQDVSKIGIKSTYVTDLTQDSWDGPFYTTAGYDFNQSYRNGNTSYDSTAYDSTNPTASDESDPEQSDNNDLALVDDIERNLTKQVSNDQCQIKIVDQLITDLIKNISVLSLYKYYLDSCDNDPGTLNDFKNKMKETGQIIEQINLTIQTLNHSCLGKDKGVLPHALISKLKQNLNTYNNILSQYQHSVTSSFTDGASTVYPGKTVEQVRALLDEFDKTDYDFTSSRHEYACETEQKEKIIKYLKAKAKDIEYLEESATRLDRIYQELFDVLSKRGEHLSSLEHQILISAGCIDRGKTDIQKAYKYRKSGWRRLAYFATLIIITCILLSLPNIIPYLFNSSRMI; encoded by the coding sequence ATGGCATTTGGGTACAGATACGAGCTAGATAGTAAATTAgacacaaaaaatatttccaagGAGGATGAATCACAATGTTGTATTATTAAGATGGTCGATGATTGGAATCTCATTCCAAATTGCCAAGACGTGTCCAAAATAGGTATAAAATCGACATATGTAACTGATTTAACGCAAGATTCATGGGACGGCCCTTTCTACACCACGGCAGGCTACGATTTTAATCAATCATATCGTAACGGCAACACATCTTATGACTCAACAGCTTACGACTCAACCAATCCTACTGCCAGCGATGAAAGTGACCCGGAACAATCTGACAATAATGATTTGGCATTGGTAGATGATATTGAGCGTAACCTAACCAAACAAGTTTCTAACGATCAGTGCCAAATTAAAATAGTCGATCAATTGATTACTGATctcattaaaaatatatccgTGTTGagtttgtataaatattactTGGATTCGTGTGACAATGATCCTGGAACTCtgaatgattttaaaaataaaatgaaaGAAACCGGACAAATTATCGaacaaatcaatttgaCTATTCAAACCCTCAATCATTCATGTCTCGGTAAAGATAAAGGGGTCTTACCCCATGCCCTAATATCAAAGTTAAAACAAAACTTGAATACATACAACAACATACTAAGCCAGTATCAACATTCTGTTACATCATCCTTTACAGATGGAGCTTCTACTGTTTACCCCGGTAAAACGGTTGAACAAGTGCGGGCGCTCCTGGACGAATTTGACAAGACGGACTATGATTTCACCAGCTCGCGACATGAATATGCATGCGAAACAGAGCAAAaagaaaaaattataaaatactTAAAGGCTAAGGCCAAGGACATCGAGTATCTGGAGGAAAGTGCTACTAGATTGGATAGAATCTACCAGgaattatttgatgttCTGTCGAAGAGGGGGGAACACTTATCTAGCCTAGAacatcaaattttgatctCTGCTGGTTGCATTGACCGCGGCAAAACGGACATTCAAAAGGCCTACAAATATAGGAAGAGTGGGTGGAGGAGGCTCGCGTACTTTGCAACATTGATAATCATTACTTGCATACTGTTGTCACTACCGAATATCATCCCATACCTCTTTAACAGTTCGCGCATGATTTAA
- a CDS encoding LSG1, large subunit GTPase 1 (overlaps_old_locusTagID:BBM_III03425), producing the protein MAGRDKNKGVKKSILGRLLASNITKLMSPNNKTQMNGIDTCKTRSLLERNNIDEFVANMMATKDLHKDQKIFTQPKLNEFTIDCQHSRRSTYPIVPIPKRPIIYSRNDHISHSNGNDFTSESSLTSSVQSIPTHVTDIPTDSEMIDVKDDSLPRFSDYDDTDSEKLHSETETSSSSVPEDEASLQNKNKKELAIDNLHNFDYIKDTNIGDIHMIKYCIELKNRIKTLRSNYVIMQLNSKKLDEIELEGFYEWRRVLSKIEERENLVMTPYEKNIEYWRQLWRVVERGHLICIVIDARDPLFYRTLDLEYYIKQVDRRKDILLILNKSDFLTKKQRFLWASYFKKLNVNFVFFSAFRELFSQSIIKLTNTKNEVILEENSSFPAYGNLSYDTDNYEFDLINVQQLLDLFVTKKDQLSALYESDEWTVEAGLPQFIVGFIGYPNVGKSSIINSILGAKKVSVSEQPGKTKHFQTIQIGMPGVTLCDCPGLIFPSVVSTKYHLLTNGVASIHQFRGKMVPAVQIICDLIPTQLCKKFNIPLREVTSQFCKSSQSKSNNNNLVRCRVNASLLLEKLCELRKFTSGGKGGQYDLNRASRLILSNYISGHLLYAHLPPDYNKPRNCLICNEIKTGSKIGANETVNCDDFDEWLISEGRNCIEVGNMTKRKMRFLRKKVFKSNSKPVTTIDNY; encoded by the exons ATGGCAGGAAGAGATAAAAATAAAGGCGTCAAAAAGTCAATACTAGGACGCTTACTAGCCtcaaatataacaaaattaatgagTCCTAACAACAAAACACAAATGAATGGAATTGATACATGTAAAACTAGGTCTCTTTTGGAGAGGAATAATATCGACGAGTTTGTGGCGAATATGATGGCCACCAAAGATTTACATAAAGACCAGAAGATATTTACTCAACCAAAGCTCAACGAATTTACCATAGATTGTCAGCATTCAAGACGGTCAACCTATCCGATAGTTCCTATTCCCAAACGtccaataatttacagTAGAAATGACCATATATCTCACTCAAATGGTAATGATTTCACATCAGAGTCCTCACTAACATCATCAGTACAATCAATCCCTACACATGTTACAGATATACCCACAGATTCGGAGATGATTGATGTGAAGGACGATTCATTACCCAGATTTTCGGATTATGACGATACAGATTCGGAAAAATTACATTCTGAGACTGAAACATCTTCATCTTCTGTGCCAGAAGATGAAGCTTCgttacaaaataaaaataaaaaagaGCTAGctattgacaatttgcACAACTTTGATTACATTAAGGACACAAATATTGGCGACATTCacatgataaaatattgcatTGAACTAAAAAATCGCATCAAAACTCTCAGATCAAATTACGTTATTATGCAGTTAAATAGTAAGAAACTTGACGAAATTGAGCTGGAGGGATTCTACGAGTGGCGTAGGGTATTGTCCAAAATTGAGGAAAGAGAGAATTTGGTAATGACTCCATATGAAAAAAACATAGAATATTGGCGCCAATTATGGCGAGTTGTAGAACGTGGCCACCTCATTTGCATTGTAATTGATGCCCGAGATCCCCTATTCTACCGCACACTAGACCTGGAATACTACATCAAACAAGTAGACAGAAGAAAGGATATTCTGCTCATTTTGAATAAGTCAGATTTTTTGACTAAAAAGCAAAGATTCTTGTGGGCAAGTTACTTCAAGAAATTAAATGTTAACTTTGTATTTTTTTCCGCCTTCCGCGAATTATTCTCTCAATCTATAATCAAACTAACCAATACGAAAAATGAAGTTATTTTGGAGGAAAATAGTTCTTTTCCTGCATATGGCAATCTTTCATATGACACTGATAACTATGAATTTGATCTTATTAATGTACAGCAGTTGTTGgatttatttgtaacaaaAAAAGATCAACTATCGGCGCTATATGAAAGTGATGAGTGGACTGTGGAAGCAGGACTTCCACAATTTATTGTAGGCTTTATTGGCTACCCAAATGTAGGAAAGAGTTCAATTATAAACAGCATTTTAGGAGCAAAAAAGGTTTCTGTATCTGAACAACCAGGCAAAACCAAACACTTTCAAACGATACAAATTGGGATGCCCGGTGTGACCCTTTGTGATTGTCCAG gtttGATATTCCCCTCCGTAGTGTCTACAAAGTATCACCTGCTTACCAATGGAGTCGCGTCAATTCATCAGTTCAG GGGAAAAATGGTGCCAGCAGTACAAATAATATGCGATCTAATACCCACACAACTTTGCAAAAAGTTCAACATACCCTTGCGAGAAGTCACATCGCAATTTTGTAAATCATCACAATCTAAATCTaataacaacaatttaGTCAGGTGCCGTGTAAATGCTAGTCTACTTCTAGAGAAATTGTGCGAATTGCGCAAGTTTACATCCGGCGGAAAGGGGGGGCAATACGATTTAAATAGAGCCTCAAGACTCATCCTATCTAATTACATCTCCGGGCACTTGCTCTATGCACACCTGCCGCCTGATTACAACAAGCCGCGCAATTGCTTGATATGTAATGAAATTAAGACTGGTTCCAAAATTGGAGCGAATGAAACAGTCAATTGCGATGATTTTGACGAGTGGCTTATTAGTGAAGGGAGGAATTGCATCGAAGTGGGCAACATGACAAAGAGAAAAATGCGTTTTTTGCGCAAAAAAGTCTTTAAATCCAACTCCAAACCAGTTACAACTATTGACAATTATTAA
- a CDS encoding succinyl-CoA synthetase beta subunit (overlaps_old_locusTagID:BBM_III03440): MSEINKYLRHSHHIPNLYTRIVWIVKMASSLSRLSKCLTNKNYLHSLNNLHGTNGSMEWTYNRMSRRLLNMLEYDAMKVCEKYGIPIPRQVTAKSPQEAEQMAAKLVEDCGGNIDLVIKAQVLTGGRGKGHFEKSKSPGVVIVNNLGDVKKTAQHMLGDRLITNQTGSDGIICDKVLIAERLFLRNERYVSLTLDRKSGGIVMIVTTAGGSNVEEMAEAAPGNVIKISLPPNRELASICSHEMAESLKFSSNLTPKVANILTKLYNLFINTDATLVEINPLAEVHDGRIIACDSKITLDDNADFRQDEYFKNAPMPVNPAELAAKNAGVNYISLDGNVACIVNGAGLAMATMDLITLNGGRPANFLDVGGNADDGMLTSAVKIVANDSKAKVIFINIVGGIVRCDNFVLSLVEAIKHTDCKLPLVVRLKGTNANEALDILKTSGINCTMCDDFDKAAKTAVELAK; encoded by the coding sequence ATGTCTGAAATTAATAAGTATTTGCGCCACAGTCACCACATACCTAACCTATATACGCGAATTGTGTGGATTGTAAAAATGGCCAGCTCTCTTTCTCGCTTATCTAAATGCTTAactaacaaaaattatttgcacaGTTTAAACAACTTACATGGGACCAATGGCTCAATGGAATGGACATACAATAGAATGAGCAGACGCTTGTTAAATATGCTTGAATATGATGCGATGAAGGTATGTGAAAAGTATGGTATACCGATTCCCAGGCAAGTGACAGCTAAATCGCCACAGGAAGCGGAACAGATGGCGGCGAAACTTGTGGAAGACTGCGGCGGTAACATAGATTTAGTAATCAAAGCACAGGTTTTGACCGGGGGAAGGGGCAAAGGACATTTTGAAAAAAGCAAATCACCAGGTGTGGTAATTGTCAACAATCTTGGCGATGTAAAAAAGACTGCCCAGCACATGCTGGGAGATAGACTTATCACCAATCAAACAGGTAGCGACGGGATAATTTGTGACAAAGTTCTTATAGCCGAAAGGCTATTTCTCAGAAACGAAAGATACGTATCATTGACTTTGGATAGAAAGTCAGGTGGAATTGTAATGATAGTGACGACTGCTGGAGGTTCTAATGTTGAAGAAATGGCAGAAGCTGCGCCGGGAAAtgtcattaaaatttcccTTCCACCCAATCGCGAATTGGCTTCCATATGCAGCCATGAAATGGCCGAATCTCTCAAATTCTCTTCAAATTTGACACCAAAGGTGGCAAATATACTAACTAAACTTTATAATCTCTTCATAAACACAGATGCCACTCTGGTTGAAATTAACCCACTGGCTGAAGTTCATGATGGTAGGATCATAGCGTGCGATTCAAAGATTACTCTGGATGATAATGCCGATTTTAGACAAGATGAATACTTTAAGAATGCACCAATGCCCGTTAATCCGGCAGAATTGGCGGCAAAAAATGCTGGGGTAAACTACATTTCTCTCGATGGAAATGTTGCCTGCATTGTTAATGGAGCGGGATTAGCTATGGCTACAATGGATTTGATTACTCTCAATGGAGGCCGCCCTGCCAATTTTTTGGATGTAGGAGGAAATGCTGATGATGGAATGCTCACTTCAGCGGTAAAAATTGTCGCAAATGACAGCAAAGCCaaagttatatttattaacattGTAGGTGGGATAGTGAGATGCGATAATTTCGTCTTATCCCTTGTTGAGGCAATTAAGCATACAGATTGTAAATTACCACTGGTGGTAAGGTTGAAGGGTACTAATGCCAATGAAGCgcttgatattttaaagaCTTCTGGtataaattgtacaatGTGTGACGATTTTGACAAGGCGGCAAAGACAGCAGTGGAATTGGCcaaataa